Sequence from the Halopelagius inordinatus genome:
GGTCGGTACGCTCTTCGGAACGACGGTCGCTCAGTTCGCCGCCATCGCGACGTTGATTCCGCTCGCTCTCTGGTCCGAACCCGCGAGGGACTACGCGCGGACGGCGAGTCGGGAGGGGGCGGCGTCGTTCCTCCTTGGCGGCGTCGCTGTCGCGACGGCGTGGTACGCGATGTTCCTCGCTCTCGACGCGGGGTCGGTGGTGACCGTGCTTCCGGTCGTCAGCACGTATCCGCTCGTCGTCGTCGCCGCGTCGTACGCGTTGGCGCGCGAACGGCCGAAGTCGCCGGTCCTCCTCGCCGCGGTTCTCGGAATCGTCGTCGGTGCGGCGGCCGTCCAAATCGGGTGACGCGGAAAAAGAACGCCGAACCGCGAGGTCAGGCGGCCGCCTCGACGGCCTCGGCGAAGATGCCGACGCCGAGTTCTATCTCGCGTTCCGTCGAGTCCAACGGCGGGAGCAGTCGAATCGTGTTCTCCCCGCATCCGAGCGTCAGGAGACCGCGTTTTAACGACTCCTCGACGACCGCGTCTCTACGCTCTGCGGTGTCGAACTCCACTGCGAGCATGAGGCCCTTCCCGCGGACGTCCGCCACGTGGTCCGGGGCACCGTCGCGGAGCATCTCCTTTGCCTGCCGACCGCGGGCCGTCGCGTTGTCCAACAGGTCGTGCTCTTCGATGGCTTCGAGGGTGAACACGCCCTGCATCGACGAGAGGATGTCGCCGCCGCCGAACGTCGACCCCAAGCGGTTCTTCTCCTCGGGGAACATCTCCTTTCGGGAGATGGTCGCGCCGACGCGGAGCCCTTTCGCGCTGGCGATGACGTCAGGTTCGATGGGGTAGTGGTCGGAGGCCCACATCTCGCCCGTCCGGCCGACGCCCGATTGAATCTCGTCGACGACGAGGGGGATGTCGTACTCGTCGGTGACGTCGCCGACTTCGCGCATGAACTCGTCGCTCGGGAAGCGATAGCCGCCGACGCCTTGAATCGGTTCTATCACGGCGAACGCCACCTCGTCGGGGTTGACGTGCCCGCCCTCGGGGGAGAGACTCCGGCGGAATTGCGACCCCGCGCCCGTGAAGAACCCGCAGTCGCAACTCGCGGCGTCGCAGTCGCGGTCCACGCAGAACGGAACCGTCTGCATCCCCGATATCTCGGGGTAGTGACGGGTGTACACCTCGCTCGACCGTGTCACCGACAGGGTGCCGAACGTCCGGCCGTGGAAACTTCCCTCGAAGGCGACGCCGTACTTCGCCTCGGGAGTGTGGTCGTACGATATCTTCATCGCGTTCTCCACCGCCTCCGCGCCGGAGTTCGAGAGGAAGACGGTGTCCATCCCGTACTGGTCGGACACCTCGCAGAGTTCCTTCATCAGGTGGCTCGACCCGGGGAACTCCGTCGATTCGGGGTCCGGGCCGGAACCGAAGTACATGTCCTGTCCGGCTATCTTCATCGGTTCGACCAGGTCGAACTCCCGAAGTTTCCCGAGAATCTTCTCGTTGTTGTAGCCCAACGGGGCCGCGCCGATGTGGCACGTGAAATCGAGGAGGACGTTGCCGTCCACGTCAGTCACGAACGGCCCGTCCGCCTCCGCGGTCACGTCCCAGACGAACTCGTGGGAGTACTCGCTCGGCGCCGCGTGTTCGGAGTGGAAATCGATCCACTTCTCGGCGTTCGGTCCGGGCAGACCCTCCGCTGTCGGCTCCGCGGCATGTCTATCCATACACAACGAGTGTGTATGTCGTACATTAAAACTAATTATTTTCGGAGGCGAATCCGTGAATTAGAGTTCACGGCCGCAGAAGGTGGATACCCCCCGGCCACGTTGACGGCGGTATCACCACCGGCCGCCGAACGAGGGGCATCCGACCGTATTCCGAGACTATCTCCTCGTTATCTGCTCTCGACAGATAGATTTCGTTGTAACGAGTGGGTTTGACTTATCGTCGCTGTCGAACCACGTATAGAATATATAACTG
This genomic interval carries:
- a CDS encoding aminotransferase class III-fold pyridoxal phosphate-dependent enzyme — protein: MDRHAAEPTAEGLPGPNAEKWIDFHSEHAAPSEYSHEFVWDVTAEADGPFVTDVDGNVLLDFTCHIGAAPLGYNNEKILGKLREFDLVEPMKIAGQDMYFGSGPDPESTEFPGSSHLMKELCEVSDQYGMDTVFLSNSGAEAVENAMKISYDHTPEAKYGVAFEGSFHGRTFGTLSVTRSSEVYTRHYPEISGMQTVPFCVDRDCDAASCDCGFFTGAGSQFRRSLSPEGGHVNPDEVAFAVIEPIQGVGGYRFPSDEFMREVGDVTDEYDIPLVVDEIQSGVGRTGEMWASDHYPIEPDVIASAKGLRVGATISRKEMFPEEKNRLGSTFGGGDILSSMQGVFTLEAIEEHDLLDNATARGRQAKEMLRDGAPDHVADVRGKGLMLAVEFDTAERRDAVVEESLKRGLLTLGCGENTIRLLPPLDSTEREIELGVGIFAEAVEAAA